Proteins found in one Helicobacter sp. NHP19-003 genomic segment:
- a CDS encoding 30S ribosomal protein S1 encodes MNKELESLGSHSESKEFQDYMQEYMQIEEVEQKGALREGVVVSINEQEGYAMVSVGGKTEGRLPLSEIRDAQGRLLFGVNDTIQVYVSLKGERPSVSYKRALAFVKNQEKIQALGADFKDKVVEGKVARENKGGYIVVDNEGVEYFLSKAQSSLKRDAKHTGKHIKACISAIDPENASISISRKRFFDVYSKYQHEQSQKLVESGAIYTGVVKSVTSFGVFVEVEGVEGLVHYTEITHRGSTNPAKHFKEGDLVQVKALSYDEKKKRLLLSIKATMEDPWEEIQAKLKVGYAIKVVVNNIENYGVFVDIGNDIEGFLHISEISWNKDVKHPSDYLELNQEIDVKIIEIDSKNRRLRVSLKQLSDKPFNEFVSKHRVGDVIEGKVATLTDFGAFINLGGVDGLLHNKDAFWESDQKCKEHFKVGDVVKTKILKIDKDNEKISLEMKYSQPSPTETFSQKHRVGDVIEGKIVGMKDFGIFVSVEGIDVLIKTEDLYPLKKEELKMGDVVTSVVVAIEKTNNRVRASVRRLERKREQDQLHAFNAGDTKMTLGDKLSGKF; translated from the coding sequence ATGAATAAGGAGTTAGAGTCTCTAGGCAGTCACAGCGAGTCCAAAGAGTTCCAAGACTATATGCAAGAGTATATGCAAATCGAGGAGGTGGAACAAAAAGGTGCGCTTAGGGAGGGTGTGGTCGTTTCGATCAACGAACAAGAGGGCTACGCGATGGTGAGCGTGGGGGGCAAGACGGAGGGGCGTTTGCCCTTGAGTGAAATTAGGGATGCTCAAGGGAGGTTGCTTTTTGGCGTGAACGACACGATTCAAGTTTATGTGTCTTTAAAGGGGGAGCGCCCTAGCGTGTCCTACAAAAGGGCTTTGGCCTTTGTCAAAAACCAAGAGAAAATCCAAGCTCTGGGGGCAGATTTTAAAGATAAGGTCGTGGAGGGCAAGGTCGCTAGAGAGAACAAAGGCGGTTATATTGTGGTGGACAATGAGGGTGTGGAGTATTTTCTCTCCAAGGCGCAATCGTCCTTAAAAAGAGATGCCAAGCACACAGGCAAGCACATCAAAGCTTGCATCAGTGCCATCGACCCTGAAAACGCTTCGATCTCCATCTCCCGCAAACGCTTTTTTGATGTTTACAGCAAATACCAACACGAGCAATCCCAAAAACTTGTCGAATCGGGCGCAATCTACACAGGCGTGGTGAAAAGCGTTACAAGTTTTGGCGTGTTTGTGGAAGTGGAGGGGGTTGAGGGGTTGGTGCATTACACCGAGATCACCCATCGAGGCTCCACAAATCCGGCCAAGCACTTCAAAGAGGGCGATTTGGTGCAGGTGAAAGCCCTGTCTTACGATGAAAAGAAAAAACGCCTCTTGCTCTCCATTAAAGCCACGATGGAAGACCCTTGGGAAGAGATCCAAGCCAAATTAAAAGTGGGCTATGCCATTAAAGTCGTGGTGAACAACATTGAGAACTACGGCGTGTTTGTGGATATTGGCAACGACATTGAGGGCTTTTTACACATCTCAGAGATTTCGTGGAACAAAGATGTCAAACACCCCAGCGATTATTTAGAGTTGAACCAAGAAATCGATGTCAAAATCATAGAGATCGACAGCAAAAACCGTCGCCTGAGGGTGTCTTTAAAACAACTCTCAGATAAGCCCTTTAACGAGTTTGTGTCTAAACACCGCGTAGGCGATGTGATTGAGGGCAAGGTCGCCACGCTCACAGATTTTGGGGCGTTCATCAATTTGGGGGGTGTGGATGGCTTGCTCCACAACAAAGACGCGTTTTGGGAGTCCGATCAAAAGTGTAAAGAACATTTTAAAGTCGGGGATGTGGTGAAAACTAAAATCCTAAAAATCGACAAAGACAATGAAAAAATCTCTTTGGAGATGAAGTATTCTCAACCCTCCCCCACGGAAACCTTTAGCCAAAAACATAGAGTCGGGGATGTGATCGAGGGCAAGATCGTGGGCATGAAGGATTTTGGGATTTTTGTGAGTGTGGAGGGCATCGATGTCCTCATCAAAACCGAGGATCTCTACCCCTTGAAAAAAGAAGAGTTGAAAATGGGGGATGTGGTTACAAGCGTGGTTGTGGCGATTGAAAAGACAAACAACCGCGTGAGAGCGAGCGTGCGCCGCCTAGAGCGCAAGAGAGAGCAAGACCAGCTCCACGCTTTCAACGCTGGCGACACAAAAATGACGCTAGGGGACAAACTCAGCGGGAAGTTCTAA
- a CDS encoding glycosyltransferase yields MKSRTCTFRNTYFKSVSLIITTYNQEQHLQMVLDSVLNLACSPSEVLVADDGGGGLKPSWRATSPFLPKKICP; encoded by the coding sequence ATGAAGAGCCGTACTTGCACCTTTAGAAACACTTACTTTAAAAGCGTGTCCCTCATCATCACCACTTACAACCAAGAGCAGCACTTGCAAATGGTGCTCGATTCGGTACTGAATTTGGCGTGTTCGCCCAGCGAAGTGCTGGTCGCGGATGACGGGGGGGGGGGACTCAAGCCCTCATGGCGCGCTACAAGCCCCTTTTTGCCCAAAAAAATTTGCCCCTAA
- a CDS encoding galactosyltransferase-related protein: MWQEDLGFRAAKNRNNAIQEATGEYIITIDTDIILSPMFIYDHLYFARPKVLLQGGRILLTPKESAKILRQQDFSLAYAKKSFKNRRILSLAKFIYKHRRVTQKIFQKHTMVVGVRSCNMSFSREDCLAIEGFNENFVGWGREDSEFVARFLFNHGVLKPLKFCALVYHLHHQENTRDLLPENHTLYLQTLKAQRIRWKDPSKSLYCPN; the protein is encoded by the coding sequence GTGTGGCAGGAAGATTTAGGTTTTAGAGCCGCCAAAAACCGCAACAACGCCATTCAAGAAGCCACCGGTGAGTACATCATCACCATAGACACGGATATTATTTTATCCCCCATGTTCATCTATGACCATTTATATTTTGCCCGCCCTAAAGTCTTGTTACAAGGAGGGCGGATTCTTTTAACACCTAAGGAGAGTGCAAAGATTTTAAGACAGCAAGATTTTTCCCTAGCCTATGCTAAAAAATCCTTCAAAAACCGCCGCATTTTAAGTCTGGCTAAATTCATCTATAAGCACCGCCGAGTTACACAGAAAATTTTCCAAAAGCACACTATGGTGGTGGGGGTGCGTAGTTGCAATATGAGTTTTAGCAGAGAGGATTGTTTAGCCATTGAGGGGTTTAATGAAAACTTTGTGGGCTGGGGGCGTGAGGACAGCGAATTTGTCGCCCGCTTTCTCTTTAACCATGGCGTGCTAAAACCCCTCAAATTCTGTGCCCTAGTCTACCACTTGCACCACCAAGAAAACACTCGCGACCTATTGCCCGAAAACCACACCCTCTATTTACAAACGCTCAAAGCGCAAAGAATCCGCTGGAAAGACCCCTCTAAAAGTCTATATTGTCCGAATTGA
- a CDS encoding LPP20 family lipoprotein: MRLKRSWILLSLPLCLQAVPHWYAHTPDKPQFFYGSGAGGDKESAKEKALNDLASNISVRVSSLTTSTTTRDNSKLDKKASQQIKLVVDSIKFVHVNTDKQECHRDKCYVRVRMDKNMFLNLLSKRYANLYNTLSPLKPTRGCHGIFIKEKRQIQSLLDKMTPLQEILSAYGRASAPLTSYEELIKANSPKPKAQIVFASGADAEVVDALTGQYARFVNQTTAPGFYTINNKIFTSEGNGQFHIGLDINIKNCQGDIIYSKHLNADQGTRGDAIERIKAQAFKQMRNYQNGVGAGTADVNSDNIDF, translated from the coding sequence ATGCGTTTGAAAAGATCGTGGATTTTACTCAGCTTACCTTTGTGCTTGCAAGCCGTGCCCCATTGGTATGCGCACACCCCCGATAAGCCCCAGTTTTTCTATGGCAGTGGGGCAGGCGGCGACAAAGAATCCGCCAAAGAGAAGGCGTTGAACGATTTAGCCAGCAACATCTCGGTGCGTGTGTCCTCGCTGACCACCAGCACCACCACTAGAGACAACAGCAAGCTAGACAAAAAAGCCAGCCAACAGATTAAATTAGTGGTCGATTCGATCAAATTCGTCCATGTCAACACCGACAAACAAGAGTGTCATAGAGACAAGTGTTATGTGCGGGTGCGCATGGACAAGAACATGTTTTTAAACTTGCTCTCTAAACGCTATGCCAACCTTTACAACACTTTAAGCCCCCTTAAACCAACTCGGGGGTGCCACGGGATTTTCATTAAAGAAAAACGGCAAATCCAAAGCCTCTTAGATAAAATGACCCCCCTGCAAGAGATTTTAAGTGCCTATGGGCGTGCTTCTGCCCCTCTCACTTCTTATGAAGAGCTCATCAAAGCCAACAGCCCCAAACCCAAAGCGCAGATCGTCTTTGCCAGTGGGGCGGATGCTGAGGTGGTCGATGCGCTCACCGGGCAATACGCGCGTTTTGTCAACCAAACCACCGCCCCGGGCTTTTACACCATCAATAATAAGATTTTCACCAGCGAGGGCAATGGGCAGTTTCACATTGGGTTAGACATCAACATTAAAAACTGCCAAGGAGACATCATTTACTCCAAGCACCTAAACGCCGACCAGGGCACCCGTGGGGATGCGATCGAGCGCATCAAGGCGCAAGCGTTCAAACAAATGCGCAATTACCAAAACGGCGTGGGGGCAGGCACGGCCGATGTCAATTCGGACAATATAGACTTTTAG
- a CDS encoding COG3014 family protein codes for MKKLYAWVLAIVALGFLAGCTGNREQLQRFNQIYYSGEQFNQAYAFSKKMAHKDHSNALLWDLQQGISALMADRYRQSIRALDLAELRYDHHHNLFSRSLGTVGAVLVNDNVRAYTGNVYEGVLLNYYKAIDYLLMRDPKDARVEFNRANDRQRRAKEFYNKEIRKAVEKMQQQGSNRLSAEQSNSQVQEILDNEYSNLNDFYAYNDLINPVVSYLSGLFFVENSDLSKGLDYLKEAYGISHSTTIGEDLLFFQYPSKQRFTWIFIEDGEQATKKEFKINVPLPLPNGIYDASLALPQLKDGVDFRSSFSVQVGQRHKKFENLLLLDALIASEFKKQLPYILTRAITSTALKVGLEAVSNQYLGVLGGLFSSIYAAASTSADIRSPALFPHKFYILRINNNYKQAVHIFADGQEIFNFRFVSCKASTPPPESQSFCAHQDHLLYIRSFENSGRVWRLW; via the coding sequence ATGAAAAAACTTTATGCGTGGGTGCTTGCCATTGTTGCGCTGGGCTTTTTGGCGGGTTGCACGGGCAATCGAGAGCAGTTACAACGCTTTAACCAAATCTATTACAGTGGAGAGCAGTTTAACCAAGCCTACGCTTTTTCTAAAAAAATGGCGCATAAGGACCACAGCAATGCTTTGTTGTGGGACTTGCAACAAGGCATCAGTGCTTTAATGGCAGATCGATACCGGCAATCCATCAGGGCTTTAGACCTCGCTGAGTTACGCTATGACCACCACCACAACCTCTTTAGCCGCTCTTTAGGCACTGTGGGGGCGGTTCTGGTGAACGACAATGTCAGGGCGTACACGGGCAATGTGTACGAGGGTGTGCTCCTCAACTACTACAAAGCAATAGACTATCTTTTAATGCGCGATCCCAAGGACGCACGGGTGGAGTTTAACAGGGCGAACGACCGCCAAAGACGGGCGAAAGAGTTTTACAATAAAGAGATTCGCAAGGCGGTTGAGAAAATGCAGCAACAAGGCTCAAACCGCCTAAGCGCCGAGCAATCCAATAGCCAAGTGCAAGAAATTTTAGACAATGAATACTCTAATTTAAACGACTTCTACGCCTACAACGATTTGATCAACCCCGTGGTATCCTACCTTTCGGGGCTATTTTTTGTGGAGAACAGCGACCTGAGCAAGGGGCTAGACTACCTCAAAGAGGCCTATGGGATCAGCCACTCCACCACCATAGGCGAGGATTTATTGTTCTTCCAATACCCCTCCAAGCAACGATTCACTTGGATTTTCATCGAAGATGGTGAGCAGGCAACCAAGAAGGAATTCAAGATCAATGTCCCTTTGCCCCTGCCTAATGGGATTTACGATGCGAGTCTGGCTCTCCCACAGCTTAAAGATGGTGTAGACTTTAGAAGTTCGTTTAGCGTGCAAGTGGGTCAAAGGCACAAAAAATTTGAAAATTTATTGCTCTTAGACGCGCTCATCGCCAGCGAGTTTAAAAAGCAACTGCCCTACATCCTCACCCGCGCCATCACTTCCACCGCTCTTAAAGTGGGGTTGGAGGCGGTGTCTAACCAATATTTGGGCGTGTTGGGCGGGTTGTTTTCCTCCATTTATGCGGCGGCGAGCACCTCTGCAGACATCCGCTCCCCCGCCCTCTTTCCCCACAAGTTTTATATTTTGCGCATCAATAACAACTACAAACAGGCCGTCCACATTTTCGCCGATGGGCAAGAAATTTTTAATTTTAGGTTCGTGTCTTGTAAGGCCAGCACCCCCCCACCAGAGTCCCAAAGCTTTTGCGCCCATCAAGACCACCTTTTATACATCCGTAGTTTTGAAAACTCGGGACGGGTGTGGAGATTGTGGTAA
- the fmt gene encoding methionyl-tRNA formyltransferase — protein MRVLFMGTPQFARVVLQQLVLEGFDIVGLVTQPSKPFGRHHTPKDSATKAFILENHPNIPILEPHKIDAKALQAIAALKPDKIVVVAYGKILPQALLDMAPCLNLHGSILPQFRGASPMQEMILHDLPQFGVSVILMDAQMDTGDILGVASFEKDKDYNLQDLGARLALLGAELMASVLRNYEDITPTPQEHSQATYCKKISKVDGLVDFSEARQVYLKYLAYYPWPGVFLPSGLKLFGLELLSVAQEHPEGKILTLDGEGVLVGCAKGVLKIAQLQAPGKQKVAAKSYLSGKRLKIGDILS, from the coding sequence ATGCGTGTTTTATTCATGGGGACTCCCCAATTTGCCCGTGTGGTGTTGCAACAACTCGTTTTAGAGGGCTTTGACATTGTCGGGCTTGTAACCCAGCCTAGCAAACCCTTTGGCAGGCATCACACCCCCAAAGACAGCGCAACCAAGGCCTTTATCTTAGAAAACCACCCAAATATCCCCATTTTGGAACCCCATAAAATTGATGCCAAAGCCCTGCAAGCCATCGCCGCACTTAAGCCCGATAAAATCGTGGTTGTGGCCTATGGCAAGATTTTGCCCCAGGCCTTGCTAGACATGGCCCCTTGTTTAAACTTGCACGGCTCGATTTTGCCCCAATTTCGGGGGGCAAGCCCCATGCAAGAAATGATTTTGCACGATTTGCCCCAATTTGGCGTGAGCGTGATTTTAATGGACGCACAAATGGACACGGGCGACATCTTGGGCGTGGCTTCGTTTGAAAAGGACAAGGATTATAACCTACAAGATTTGGGCGCAAGGCTCGCCCTCTTGGGGGCAGAGCTCATGGCAAGCGTACTGAGAAATTACGAGGACATCACCCCCACTCCCCAAGAGCACAGCCAAGCCACTTATTGCAAGAAAATCAGCAAAGTCGATGGGCTTGTGGATTTTAGCGAGGCGAGGCAAGTCTATTTAAAATACCTCGCCTACTACCCGTGGCCCGGGGTGTTTTTGCCAAGTGGTTTGAAACTTTTTGGGCTAGAGCTTTTAAGCGTAGCCCAAGAACACCCCGAGGGCAAGATTTTAACTTTAGATGGAGAGGGGGTGTTGGTGGGGTGCGCTAAGGGGGTGCTCAAAATCGCCCAATTACAAGCCCCGGGGAAACAAAAAGTCGCGGCTAAGAGTTATCTTAGTGGCAAACGCCTAAAAATAGGCGACATTCTAAGCTAA
- a CDS encoding biotin--[acetyl-CoA-carboxylase] ligase, which yields MQILEFDSLPSTQIYLATQIKSGHLKPPICVWAKKQSAGIGSRGQVWESVNEALTFSFACVMDTNTPKQSLSLYFGYLFKQTLHALGHQEVWLKWPNDLYVGEAKVGGVMSQIYKDMVICGIGLNICADQHAALAVCAKEALQAFLERIETAPKWAEVFKAYKQDFERTHSGQFFKHESGLISLSTAKMHPDGGLEIAGQVYHALR from the coding sequence ATGCAGATTTTAGAATTTGACAGCCTGCCTTCTACGCAGATTTATCTCGCCACGCAGATCAAGAGTGGACATTTAAAGCCCCCCATTTGTGTGTGGGCCAAAAAGCAAAGTGCGGGCATCGGCAGTCGGGGGCAGGTGTGGGAGAGCGTCAATGAGGCTCTCACCTTCTCCTTTGCTTGTGTGATGGACACCAACACCCCTAAACAGAGTTTAAGTTTGTATTTTGGTTATCTCTTTAAACAGACCCTACACGCGTTGGGGCATCAAGAGGTGTGGCTCAAGTGGCCTAATGATTTGTATGTTGGAGAGGCGAAAGTGGGCGGGGTGATGAGCCAAATTTACAAGGACATGGTCATTTGTGGGATTGGATTGAACATTTGTGCGGATCAACACGCCGCCTTAGCTGTGTGCGCTAAAGAGGCCCTGCAAGCGTTTTTAGAGCGCATAGAAACTGCCCCCAAGTGGGCAGAGGTTTTTAAGGCTTATAAACAAGACTTTGAGCGCACCCACTCTGGGCAATTTTTTAAACACGAAAGCGGATTGATCTCCCTATCCACAGCCAAAATGCACCCCGATGGTGGGCTAGAGATCGCCGGACAAGTCTATCACGCCCTGCGCTAA
- a CDS encoding HrpE/YscL family type III secretion apparatus protein, translating into MSISINVYLMAVVFVTFLALLVLLNSWVYQPLLAYMDERQESMAKDKRNIDQLHSEAAIHHKEAQNILKEARVQADKILQDALHNARADYESIVAQKEKELEKQAEQVSLGLKESKSNLKLQLARDLPALEALLKLKISQI; encoded by the coding sequence ATGAGCATTTCGATCAATGTCTATCTAATGGCGGTGGTGTTTGTCACCTTTCTTGCCTTGTTGGTGTTGCTTAATTCGTGGGTGTATCAGCCCTTGTTGGCATATATGGATGAGCGTCAAGAATCCATGGCAAAGGACAAACGCAACATAGACCAGCTCCACAGCGAGGCAGCCATACACCACAAAGAAGCCCAAAACATCCTAAAAGAGGCGCGGGTGCAAGCGGATAAAATCTTGCAAGATGCGCTCCACAACGCGAGGGCGGATTACGAATCGATTGTGGCGCAAAAGGAAAAGGAACTAGAAAAACAAGCCGAGCAAGTTAGCCTGGGATTAAAGGAAAGTAAAAGTAACTTGAAATTACAATTAGCCCGTGATTTGCCCGCTTTAGAGGCGTTATTGAAACTGAAAATATCTCAAATTTAA
- a CDS encoding F0F1 ATP synthase subunit delta — protein MIELIAAKYTQALRQALSPQELTQAMEALESLCALYSYPDFADLINSPNYPDSLKQEILEHFLEEKEGKLHHLICLLVLHKRLNLLPLIYNALKAQAQREENIYQGYLYSDKELSLEQVQQLAGRVSAHFNISLKLKALHQDKEGVRLVIPDLEVEIAFYKENYFNQLRQHIMQAV, from the coding sequence ATGATAGAGCTGATCGCCGCCAAATACACCCAAGCCCTACGCCAAGCCCTAAGTCCGCAAGAGCTCACCCAAGCAATGGAAGCGTTGGAATCTCTATGCGCTCTTTATAGTTATCCCGATTTTGCAGATCTCATCAACTCCCCCAACTATCCCGACAGCCTAAAACAAGAGATTTTAGAACATTTTTTGGAGGAGAAAGAGGGCAAATTGCATCATTTGATCTGCCTGTTGGTCTTGCATAAACGCCTAAATTTGCTGCCCTTGATTTACAATGCCCTAAAAGCCCAAGCCCAAAGGGAGGAAAACATCTATCAAGGCTATCTTTACAGCGACAAAGAGCTGTCTTTAGAGCAGGTGCAACAGCTTGCCGGGCGAGTGTCGGCGCATTTTAACATCTCACTCAAGCTCAAAGCTCTGCACCAAGACAAAGAGGGCGTTCGTTTGGTGATCCCGGATTTGGAAGTGGAGATCGCTTTTTACAAAGAGAATTACTTCAACCAGCTTAGACAGCACATCATGCAAGCGGTGTAA